ACATTGGGCGCAGGATCTTTTAAAACGTGTTCACATTGATCTGCAATATCCATCAACATGGTCTTGACTTGAGTAATATTACAATCATAGGCCACGGCAACAATAATATCTAGACGACGGGTTGAAAAATAACTTAAATTGGTAATTTCTGATTTAATCATTGCTTCATTAGGGATACGTACCAATTTATTATCAGAAGTTTTTAATTTGGTGGACAATAAGTCTATAGAATCAACAACTCCGCTAATCCCCTTGACTTCAACCGTATCTCCAACTTTAAAAGGATGTTCAAACAACAAAAAAATACCACTAATTAAATTGGAAGCAGCGGTTTGCGAAGCAAAACTAATAGCAACAGTAAAAACCCCTGCAGCACCTAATAAAACACTCAGTTGGAAACCTACATGCTGTAAGCTAGTCACGGCAAATATAACAAAAATTGAATAAAATACAGAGCGCCTAATTAGCATGGTCTGATGCCGTGAAAATCGTTTAGACGTAGCTCGTTCAGCAAATAAACTCAATCGTTTCGCAATGAAATACCCTAAAGTAAAAAGACATAGGGCATAAATAGTGTTGACCATTTTATCGGGATGGAGAAAATAACGTGCATAATCAAAAGATTTTAAATCCATTGCATTTCCTAATAAAAATTTAATATATCAAGGTCAAAAAAAATTCACCTATTATGACATGTTTTTTCGCACAATCTAAAGCCTTTATTGGATTTCTGGATCCCGCAAACAAGTCATATGAAATAGAGATAAGAGTCACATGACTTAGGGAGGGAAGTCATATGACTTAGGGATGAAAGCCAAATTGAATTTCATTAATTCAATTTCGATGTTTAAGCATAAGCTTTATCAGCAACAGCCATTTTAGTTCGTCTCAAATTTATGCTTCTTCATGCTCTGTTCCTTTATGTTCTGCAGCAAGAAGCATATAGATTGCCGGAACAACGAATAAGGTAAATAAGGTACCTATTGAAATCCCTGAAGCGATAACAAGACCTATATTAAAGCGACTTTGCGCCCCGGCTCCTGTGGCAATAATTAAAGGCACAACCCCTAGAACCATTGCAAAAGTAGTCATTAAAATAGGACGGAACCGAATGCTTGCAGCCATTTTAATGGCTTCTAATTTCTTTTTACCATCAATCTGTAATTCATTAGCAAATTGAACAATCAAAATACCGTGTTTACTGATCAAGCCAATTAAAGTAACCAATCCTACTTCACTATAAATATTCAATGTTGCGTCCCCAATACCAAGACTCACAAAGATCATAGCCCCACAAATAGACATAGGCACACTAATCAACACGATTAATGGATCGCGGAAACTTTCAAACAAAGCGGATAAGGCTAAAAAGATAATAATT
This Legionella fallonii LLAP-10 DNA region includes the following protein-coding sequences:
- a CDS encoding mechanosensitive ion channel family protein — encoded protein: MDLKSFDYARYFLHPDKMVNTIYALCLFTLGYFIAKRLSLFAERATSKRFSRHQTMLIRRSVFYSIFVIFAVTSLQHVGFQLSVLLGAAGVFTVAISFASQTAASNLISGIFLLFEHPFKVGDTVEVKGISGVVDSIDLLSTKLKTSDNKLVRIPNEAMIKSEITNLSYFSTRRLDIIVAVAYDCNITQVKTMLMDIADQCEHVLKDPAPNVTINNFANSAVELKFMVWVYTSEVSATRNELQETIKQQFDSAGIETPVSQYMVQRV